The Planctomycetota bacterium genome contains the following window.
CGGTAAGCGAGCCGTGATCCAGGGAAACGTATTGAACGGTCGCGGGCTGAAACTGGAAGCAGACGCTCCCACCCGTCATCATCGAGTCGACCGGCGGTCGATCGTAGCTGGCCCAATGCTCGGCGCAGGAGCACTCATGCGGATGGTGCGGTCCTTGCTCGTGATCTGCGGGTGCCGACGAATCGGACTGATGCCCTGCGTGGTCGTGCCCACCGTGAGTATGAGCGACCACGGAATCCTCAGGATTGTGGGTGTGCGTCTCGGCCAGACAGCAACAAACCACCGGGCTCCATAACCCGATCAGGACGGCCAGTGCAGAATGGATCAGCGGTCTGTGCATCATCGACGGTTAAATTGTACCCGTTAGCCACTCCGATTCAACCAAGTGATCGGCGGCGGTATTCAACACGCGCTGATTCAAGGATTACACACAAATTGCACCGCAATATCTCGACGGATTGCACAGGCGTGGCGCATAATCGTGAGGCACCAGTACGGAGTTGGACCATGAACGCAACAACGTCCGAGTTTGAGGCCGAATGCCGATCGCACCTGGACCGATTCTTCGCGGCGCACCCAGACGCAACGATGGAGCAACGCGCCCACAAAGCGCTGCGCTTGCTGCGAGCCAGCGAGACCCCGATCAAAGGCAAAGTTGAAGGCTGGGCCGCCGGCATCATCTACGCGGTAGGCACCTACGACCGGCCGCCGGTCGGGGTTCCTCATGTTCTCAACAGCGAGTTCGAGGAACTCATGGGCGTCTCCATGGGTACTGCGCGAACGCGGGCGGCCACGGTGCGAGAGTTTCTGATGCTCTGACGCCGGTGGTCGGCGGCTCGCGCATTCCAGATCAAGAAAAACGCCCGGCCGACGCAAGGTCGACACGGGCGCTTCCGGGGGCGAGGTTGATGACGCGATCGTAGCAGCTGCGGCTGAGCCGTCAATTGCGCCTGTTGGTTTCACACCACGCGATGTTCGGGCGGCCGGTGGGGGCGATGAATACAGACGAGGAATTCCTCTTGTTCAAATCGCGGCGACTGCTGGGCGAGCAGCTTGTTGGCTTTGAGTGTAAGAGTGCGGTCGCGGTGTTCAGCGGCGAAATTCCGAGTCCGATCATCATTGTCGTGATCAATGTGCCGCACGGTGTCGGTGAGCAGCTTGTTCCAGCGCCACCCGGCATCTTCCATGCGGTGATGCAGGTCGGAATCCTCGTGCCCCCAACCGACCATACCCTCGTTGCACCCACCGAAGTGGTCCCAGTCGGCGCGCCAGAACAGCCCGCTGCCGCCGAGGTTCGCGCCGCCCTGGGCGTAGAACATGCGATCGCCCATCGGGTGCCGCGCGAGGAAATCGTCCGCCACAATCTGCACGTCGCTGTCCATCATGCTGATCAGTGGATGCCGCGCCAGCCGCATCTTTAGGTTCTTACTCTTGGCCTGGTGGAAGTACCGCTGTGGCTCGACGAGTTCGACGTATACGATCGTGCCGTCCTGATGCTCGTCCACGATGTCGCGCACCGGCGGCGTGCTTGACCAGTCGAGAACGACGACCTCGGCGAAGCCTTTGTTGAGCCAGGTCGGCAGCGTCTGCCGCAGGTGGTCGTGGCGGTTCATGCATGCCGTGACCAGCGACACTACAGGAACAGGCGTTCGTGACATCGTGGGCTGCGCGATCGGGCCGAGGCCGTACTGCCGCCACTGTTCGTGCAGCGCGACATCCGGCGACCACGGTTTCTTCACGCCGGCCCAGTGGAGGATGTTCCACGGTGTGGTGTGCTCGTGATCCTTGCCAACGAAGACGTTCCACTCGGGTTCTAGATGGGCGAACTCGCCCCGGGCGTAGATGGCGCAGCGTCACCATCCTGCGCCACAGCAATTGCACCTTCCCACGAGAAGACGTTGCTAAAGACCAAGTCACCGGGCTCTATATGGAACAGACGCTTTCGTCCGAGGTTTGCGCCGGAGATCGGCTGTTTGTGGAATGTGCCCCTACCGAAAGACCGAATGCCCAGCTCCGGGTACATTGCGGTCTTATCGACTTTCACGGGCCGACGGGTGACGGGGGCGACCTGCTGCATAGAGCGGCGCGGGGCGTCCTTGGCGATTTCGCGGGCGTAAGCTCGCAATAATTCCTCCCGCTCCTCTTTGATACTCTCCCGCAGCCGCCGGGCCTCGGCAATCCGGGTGTCGACGGAGTCAATCTTCTCAACCAGGCGAACCTGCTGGTCAATAGGCGGAAGAGAGATTAATACATCGCCAATGTCCTGCGCTTTGAGGGAGACGTTTGCAACGCCGGTCATCAATGGGACAAAATACCGTTCTCGATTATGGTTGAGCAGATGATAGAGGTATTTGGGAAGGCAGATGCCGGGGTCTTTTACGATAAGTGCCACGAGCAGATTGGCTAGCGCAAACTTGCCCGTCTCGTAATGCACGCGGTTCATGGTGGCGCGGCCGTGGCCAGCGGAGGAGATAAGAGGTACGCAGACGGCTTCGCCATCGATCTGGTAGGTTGTGGCTGATCGACGATAGGCAGCGGTTACCACGAGCGGGTATTCGCCTGGCGTCGTCTTCATCGTTGGGTAGGTGCCCTTTTCAAGAAAGCAAATATCCCCGATGCGGAACTGGCGGGTTTGCCACTTTGTCTTCATCCCGCGTGCTCTCCGTTGGCGCTGGTGGGCACGACGATGGTTGGCTCAAGTATTTCTTGAATCTCCTCCATAATCGCCAGAATCCGCTGCTCTTTGCTGGCGATGTCGGCAGCGATGGCGGTCGGCGAGCGGTGTTTCACCGCCTTTTCGG
Protein-coding sequences here:
- a CDS encoding glycosyltransferase produces the protein MKKPWSPDVALHEQWRQYGLGPIAQPTMSRTPVPVVSLVTACMNRHDHLRQTLPTWLNKGFAEVVVLDWSSTPPVRDIVDEHQDGTIVYVELVEPQRYFHQAKSKNLKMRLARHPLISMMDSDVQIVADDFLARHPMGDRMFYAQGGANLGGSGLFWRADWDHFGGCNEGMVGWGHEDSDLHHRMEDAGWRWNKLLTDTVRHIDHDNDDRTRNFAAEHRDRTLTLKANKLLAQQSPRFEQEEFLVCIHRPHRPPEHRVV